The Streptomyces sp. cg36 genomic interval CCGTCGGGGGACGCGGTGACCGGGGCGGACGCGGCGCGGGCGGCGAGCCGGGGCAGATCGGCGAGGGCTTCGGTGAGCCGGTCGGTCGCCTCGGTGAGGGTGAGACCGGCCAGGACGGGGTCCATGGCGCCGTCGTCCAGCTGGACCAGCCGGTCCCCGGGCAGTCCGGGCACCTGCTCCAGGGTGGCGCCGGGGGCCAGTGCGCGCAGCAGGGCGGCGGTGCCGTAGCGGGGTGTGCCGTCGATGACGACGAGCCGGATGTCGCTGTCGCGGGCGTCGACGAGGGAGGTGTACGGGTCGCCGCTCTCCCCCGCGACGACGAGGAGGTCGGCGCGCATCCCCGGGCGCAGCGAGCCGAGGGCGCCGTCCCAGCGCAGGATGCGGGCGGCGTCGCGGGTGGCCATGGCGACCAGTTCGCGGTCGGTGAAGACGGATCCGGCGGCGGTGGAGGCGAGCCGGGCGGCCTTGAGTTCGCCGAGCAGCCCCTTGCTTCCGGACACCGACCAGTCCGAGCCGAGGCCGATGGTGACACCGGCTTCCTTGGCGGCGGCGATGTCGGCGGTCCTGCCGTACAGCAGCAGGTTGGACAGCGGCGACCACACCATGGAGCCGCCGTGCCGGGCGAAGACGCCGAAGTCCTCGGCGGTCAGTCCGGTGCAGTGGATGCCGACCAGGTTCTCGGTGACGGCCCAGGTGCCGGGCTCGAACTGGAGGGCCTGGAAGTGGGCGCGGGCCGCGTCGTCGACGCCTTCGGCGAGGTGCAGCAGGAGCCGGTGGGGCTGCTGGAGGCGGGCGAGGAACCGGGCGGCGTCGGCCGCTTCCACGTCGGCGATGCGGGAGGCGGCCTCGGGCAGGTCCGGGGTGTCGGTCTGCTCGACGTTGCGCACGATGCCGCGGTACATCCGGCGGGCGCCCGCGTTGCTGAACAGGGCGATGCCCTGGGTCGTCGTGGTGCCGTTGACCAGTGCTTTCGCCTCGACGTACCGGACCACGGCGGGCATCAGACGGGGGTCCTGGCCGAGCACGGTCATGGGTCCGGTGACCAGGCCGTGGTAGGCGGGGTTGGCGCTGCCGCCCCACTGCGAGCGGTTGCCGTACTTCTTGGGCACCGCCCACAGGGGGAGCACGTCGTAGGGCAGGTGGTTGTGCAGTTCGATCAGCCCGGGGTAGACCGAGCCCCGGGTGCGGACGGGAGTGACCTCCTCGAAGCCCGCGGGCGGCGGCTCGGCGGCCGGGCGCACCGCTTCGACGCGCTGCCCCGCCAGGTACAGGACGCCGTCGTCGATCACGGTGTCGGCGTCGTCCAGGGTGACGATCCGGCCGCGCAGGGCGAGCCGGGTGGTATCCGGGGGGTCGGCTCCGGGCGACATGCGCGTATCCCTTCTCGCCGTCCCCCGAGGCAGATGAGCACAAGTGATACATAGCCGAATATCGGATAAACATCACTTATTACCCACAATGCCGTAAAGTCCCCCGCCGATCACCTTGTGCCCGACCCGATCGCCCGGATGGAGCAGGAGCCCCCATGCACCCCTTCGACCCCGGCTACGCGCAGGATCCCTACGCCCAGCTCGTACGCGACTACCCCGGCCCGGACGTCTACCCGGCCACCGACTTCCGGGTGGAGTGGGGCCCGGTCTTCCACCGAGGGCGGCTCGACGGCACGGCCCGCGTGCTGGTCGTCGGGCAGGACCCGGCCGCCCACGAGGCCATCACCCGGCGCATCCTGGTCGGCACGGCGGGCCGCCGCTTCCAGGGCTTCCTCGCCAAACTGGGCGTCGACACCGGTTACGTGATGGTCAACACCTTCCTGTACAGCGTGCTGGGCCAGCACGGCGGCAACGCGCACGCCACCGATCCGCACATCGCCGAGTACCGCAACTCCTGGCTGGACGCCCTCACCGCCCACCAGCCCATCGAGGCGGTCATCGCCCTGGGCGGCCTCGCCGACACGGCCGTGCGCACCTGGCGCCGCACCCCGGCGGGGGCCGCCTTCTCGGGCGCCTACCAGCACATCCCGCATCCGACGTTCCCCGACAGCGCGGCGGCCTCCGGCGCCGATCCGGTCGAGGCGATGACCAAGCTGGTGACCGCCTGGAACGCCGCCCTGCACGCCCTGGAGGGGGTCATCACCCCCGACACCGCCCGGCCCCTGGTCCCGTACGGCGCCACGCTCACCCCCGCCGACCTGGCGAACATCCCCGAGGCCGACCTGCCGGCCGGGCTGCCCGCCTGGATGCGCTCGGACGAGCCGTGGGCGAGCCGCCAGGGCACCACCTCGGACGAGAAGCGCGCCACGATCGCCGTACGCGTACCGACCGATCTGCGGCCGTTCTGAGAGCCCGCTCCCGGCAGGCGGGGCGCCGAAGGCACGCGCCCCGCCCCCGCGCCACGGCTAACGGCGCAGGTCCACCACCGAGCGCAGCTTCCCGCTGGTCGCGCTGCGGTCCAGGCTCGCGCCGTCGACCGCCTCCACCACCAGGTCCAGCAGCCCCTCGCCGACGGCCGACGCCAGCTCCGGGCAGCCCGTCAGGAACGCCTCGCGCAGCGGCTCCGGTCCGGGCGCGGCCGAGCGCTCGACCCGTACGGTGAGCCGCTCGCGCACCTCGTCGCGGGTCAGCACGCTCTGGAGTTCACCGCTGTAGCGGGTGCTCTCCTGCGCGATCGCCACGAGGCGGCGGTGGTTGACGAAGTAGGTCGCCACCCGCATCACGTCACCGGTCCGCCCGAGCAGTTCGAAGCGGGGGGCGTGGCTGCCGCAGGGGCAGCGTCCGGGCAGGGCGCGGCCCAGGTCACCGATGACGTACCGGCCGAGCCGCTGGCCGCGCCGGGCGTGCGTGGTGAACACCAGGCGGCCGGTCTCCCCCGGCTCCACCGGGCGGTCGGCCTCCAGGTCGACGATCTCCAGGCTGTGCAGGTCGGCGTGGAGGTGGTGGACGCCGCCCGCGCTCTCGACGCACTGGTAGCCGAGCGGGCCGAGGTCGGTGCTGCCGTAGGTGATGGAGCGGACGGTCTCGATGCCGAACGTCTCGCGCAGGGTGCGCCGCTGCTCGTCGGTGAAGTGCTCACCGCCGTAGAAGATCTTGCGGAGGCCGCCGTAGGCGCGCAGCGCGTCCGCCTCCTCGCGCAGCAGCTGCCACAGGTAGGAGGGCATGCCGAAGAGGGTGTCCGCCCGGTGCTCGATCAGCGCCCGCGCGGTGGCGCGGTGGTCCGGGCCCGCCGCCAGGGGCAGTTGGACGCCGCCGAGCCGCTCCAGGATGGAGAAGAAGCTGATGAAGCTGCCGTACATGCCGCCGCAGTAGAAGAGGTTGGCGGTGCGGTCGCCCTCGGGGTCGTACCCCGCGGCGAGCAGTCCGCGCGCGGCGGCGCGCATCTGGGTGTCGTAGTCGTCGTAGCTGAACAGGGAGAGCGCGGGGGCGCCGGTGCTGCCGCCGCTGTGGAAGTACAACTCGGCGTCCGAGCGGGCGACATGGCGGTTGAGTTCGCGTACGTCGTCCTTGCCGAGCAGCGGCCCGGCGGGCACCGGCAGGGCGAGGGGCCGGGCCAGGTCGTCCAGGCACGCCGTGGTGGCGAACCGGGCGTCCGCCTGGACCGCGACCCGGCGGCTGTAGCGCTGCAGGGCGTACACCCCGTCGTGCGGTTCGCCCGAGTAGCCACTGAGCATGGCGCCGAGCGGGGTGACCCTGGTGACGCCCGCCGCGAGGACGAGCCGGGCGAGTTCCGCGATGTCGCCGCGGCTGCCCGCGATGCCCGCGGTCTGCAGATAGCGGCGCATCGGGCGCAGGGTGGCGATCGCCCGCTCGCGGGGCAGCGGCTTGACCCACACGCTGCGGTGCAGCGGAGAGGCGGTGAGGGCGGAGCGGGTGTCGGCCAGCACCCGCCAGGAGCCGTCCTCGGCGGCGAACACCCGGGTCAGGCCCAGGTGTTCCTCCAGGCGGGCGACCAGTTCGGTGGTGGTGAGTTCGGCCTCCTCGGCCGGGTCCGGGGCCTCGGCAGCGGGCCCGGCTGCCGGGCGGGCCGCGAGCACCGCGGCGAAGCGCTCGGCGAACGCGAACACCTCGTGCTCGTCGTCGGTGTCGAGGTAGACCACCTGCGGGCTGGAGCACGCCTGCTGCTCGTACCGGCAGACGTCGTCGGCGAGCGCCTCCAGGGCGGCCGGGGCCTGCCCGGCGCCGGGCGCGAGGTAGGCGAAGGAGATGCGGTGGCCCCACTCCACCAGGCGGCAGCCGGGCGGCACATGGGCGGCGACGCCCTCCACCGCGCTCTCGCCGCCCCATACGGCGACGGCGTCGGCGGGCGCGCACATCAGGCGCAGCCACTCCTGCCGCGCGGAGGAGAAGCGCAGGACGACGATGCGCCCGGCCACGGCCCCGGTGGGGTCGAGGGCGCCGAGCTCGGCCATCAGGTGCTGGGTGAACAGGGTGTCGCCGCCGCTGGTCTTGAGCACGTTGACGTTGCCCGCCAAGAGGCCCTCGACGATGCTCAGGGGGGCGACGGAGGCCGCGTTGCCGGGCGCGATGTGGGCGACCAGACCGACCGGCGCCCATGCCTCGTACACGGTCTCGCGCGCGTCGGGACGGTTCAGCCGGCCCGGGGCGGCGCCGCCGAGCTCGCGGCGGAGCTTGCGGGTGAGCTCGGTGCGGCCGAGGTGGAGGGCGAGTTCGTCGAGGAGGGCCGGGTCCTCGCCCGCGGGCAGCAGCGCGCCCAGCCGGGCGCGCACGGGGTGCTGCGGGTCGCCGAGGGCGCGGGCCAGCGCGTCGCAGGCGGCCAGCACGGTCTCGGTCTCCAGCGGGGCAGCGAGTACGTCCTCGACCGTGGTGGCGAGGGCGGCGAGGCGCCGTCCGGCCTCCTCGTCACCGATGAAGGCGCCCTGCCAGTAGTGGTGTTCGGTGGTGGCGTGGTGCTCGGTCACGACAGGCCCTTCATCAGTTCGGCGGCGGCCACCGCGCAGCTCTTGTTGCGGCTCACCCCGGCGCGGCCGTGGACGGTGAACCAGTCGGTGCCCAGCTCGCAGCCGCACTCGGCGCCGGGCCGCAGGGAGGCGAGGTCGCCCATGACGACGCTCTGCGCCGGTACGGAGGTGATGTACGGGGAGACCAGGTGCAGATAGCCGGGTTCGCCGTACGGCAGGGGTTCCAGGGTGCGGGTGGAGCGGATCGTCACGCGGGACCACACGGGGGCGTGCAGCCGGTGGTGGTCGCACTCGATGTACGGGACGCAGTGCTCGACCGAGCCGAAGGTGTCGCGGACGCGCTCGCCCGGGATGCCCAGTTGCTCGGTCACGCGCGCGTACAGCTCGTCCTTGCCGATGCGCCGGTCGGCGTGGCCCTTCCAGCCGCCGCCCAGGACGACCAGCGAGCCCTCGGGCAGCCGCAGCGGCGGCAGCCCCATCGCGCGCATCCGCTCCAGGGTGAAGAAGAGGAAGGCGGGGAAGCCCAGGATGCGGACCGGGGCGCCGTCGCGCTCGAAGCGGCGCAGTGCGGCCACGCACCCGAAGGGGTCGAACTCGTGGCCGGCCCCGGTGTCGCGCAGCGCGTACTCGACGCTGCGGGCCGGGGCGAAGTCGCACAGGTAGTTGTCGGTGAACGCGGTGCCGAGGTTGAGGGCGGGCGCCGGCTCGTAGCTGTACAGGAGGTAGTTGACCTCCTCGTCGGGGGTGATCCAGCCGTTGCGCTCGAAGATCCGGGCGACCATGCGCTGGGCGGACCGGATGGTCCAGTCGTCGAAGAACATCTGCGACTTCTGGCCGGTGGTGCCCGAGGAGGTCAGGCGCAGGTCGACGTCCTCGCGCGGGATGGAGAGGATCTCGTGCCGCTTGAAGAAGTCGGCGTGCACCAGCGGGGTGCGGTAGGGGCGCGCGTCGGGCGTCGCCCCGTACAGCGAGCGGAAGAACGCGGAGCGCTCGGTGTGCCAGGCGTTGATCTCCGTCATGGCGGCGGCGAACAGCGCGTCCTCGTCCGGCCCGCAGGCGTACGGGTCGGTCAGGTCGCACAGGCGCTGCACGTGCGCCAGCGCGGCGGGGTCGGGCACGCCGACCGGGGCGAGATGGGGGTTCACGAGGCAACCTCAAGAGTGGGCAGGTAGGTCGACGCCCAGGCCGACAGGAAGCAGTCCAGATAGGGCTGGAGGGCGGGTTCGACGACGACACCGCGGAAGTCGATCTGCGCGGTGGAGCGGGAGAGCACGACGTAGTCGTGGAAGCCGGCGCCCTCCGCGCGCATCGCCGGGTAGAGCGCGCCCGCGACGAAGCCCTGGGCCAGGAACGCGGCGAGCACCTCGTGGTGCGCCAGCGGCACCAGCGCCTCCACGTAGCCCGCTCCGGCCCGGGTCAGGGTCGAGGTGACGGATTCGAGGCAGGCGGCAGCGGCGGCCGGGTCCGGGTGGGCGGCCAGCAGCGAGCAGTAACGGCCGGTGCGGTTGAAGTAGGCGTACACCTCGAAGCCGCCGTCGTCCGGGGTCAGCAGCACGTTCGGGCTGTGCAGCGGGTAGAACCAGGCGCCCGCGTCCGGGAAGCGCTCGTGGAAGCGGCGCCGTACGAAGGCGGGGGCCTCGATCATCTCCAGCCGTTCGGCCCGGCCGTGGCGGAGGGCCGGGAGCGGGTCGGCCGCGCGGGTGTCCGCGTAGCTGACGTCCAGGCAGCGCTCGGCGGCCCGCAGCAGCGGGAGCAGCGCGGCGGGCACCTCGGGCACGGGCAGGCGGCGGTCC includes:
- a CDS encoding GNAT family N-acetyltransferase, producing MNTRITPATGADIAELRQLYYAVYGPHYPAALGTDPAEMARLIQDPNSLWLVGRCPDTGALAASAAIHGERGSRIGRLEGLAVHPDHRAGGLAAALTEALCAGMLDSGRLDSVYATVRTVSAGPQRVVARNDFRPLGVLPNAVDLSSRESLALYARHSAGVLDRRLPVPEVPAALLPLLRAAERCLDVSYADTRAADPLPALRHGRAERLEMIEAPAFVRRRFHERFPDAGAWFYPLHSPNVLLTPDDGGFEVYAYFNRTGRYCSLLAAHPDPAAAAACLESVTSTLTRAGAGYVEALVPLAHHEVLAAFLAQGFVAGALYPAMRAEGAGFHDYVVLSRSTAQIDFRGVVVEPALQPYLDCFLSAWASTYLPTLEVAS
- a CDS encoding uracil-DNA glycosylase family protein, with product MHPFDPGYAQDPYAQLVRDYPGPDVYPATDFRVEWGPVFHRGRLDGTARVLVVGQDPAAHEAITRRILVGTAGRRFQGFLAKLGVDTGYVMVNTFLYSVLGQHGGNAHATDPHIAEYRNSWLDALTAHQPIEAVIALGGLADTAVRTWRRTPAGAAFSGAYQHIPHPTFPDSAAASGADPVEAMTKLVTAWNAALHALEGVITPDTARPLVPYGATLTPADLANIPEADLPAGLPAWMRSDEPWASRQGTTSDEKRATIAVRVPTDLRPF
- a CDS encoding acyl-protein synthase, whose translation is MNPHLAPVGVPDPAALAHVQRLCDLTDPYACGPDEDALFAAAMTEINAWHTERSAFFRSLYGATPDARPYRTPLVHADFFKRHEILSIPREDVDLRLTSSGTTGQKSQMFFDDWTIRSAQRMVARIFERNGWITPDEEVNYLLYSYEPAPALNLGTAFTDNYLCDFAPARSVEYALRDTGAGHEFDPFGCVAALRRFERDGAPVRILGFPAFLFFTLERMRAMGLPPLRLPEGSLVVLGGGWKGHADRRIGKDELYARVTEQLGIPGERVRDTFGSVEHCVPYIECDHHRLHAPVWSRVTIRSTRTLEPLPYGEPGYLHLVSPYITSVPAQSVVMGDLASLRPGAECGCELGTDWFTVHGRAGVSRNKSCAVAAAELMKGLS
- a CDS encoding amidohydrolase family protein is translated as MSPGADPPDTTRLALRGRIVTLDDADTVIDDGVLYLAGQRVEAVRPAAEPPPAGFEEVTPVRTRGSVYPGLIELHNHLPYDVLPLWAVPKKYGNRSQWGGSANPAYHGLVTGPMTVLGQDPRLMPAVVRYVEAKALVNGTTTTQGIALFSNAGARRMYRGIVRNVEQTDTPDLPEAASRIADVEAADAARFLARLQQPHRLLLHLAEGVDDAARAHFQALQFEPGTWAVTENLVGIHCTGLTAEDFGVFARHGGSMVWSPLSNLLLYGRTADIAAAKEAGVTIGLGSDWSVSGSKGLLGELKAARLASTAAGSVFTDRELVAMATRDAARILRWDGALGSLRPGMRADLLVVAGESGDPYTSLVDARDSDIRLVVIDGTPRYGTAALLRALAPGATLEQVPGLPGDRLVQLDDGAMDPVLAGLTLTEATDRLTEALADLPRLAARAASAPVTASPDGEVQWQLALDEIRPTGEELRPRLPALTASGPGRPTGPSITTAEGPPPPQLPVVLDGLTATGDRTFLDTLAAELNLPKEYGTSLSRLLT
- a CDS encoding acyl-CoA reductase, encoding MTEHHATTEHHYWQGAFIGDEEAGRRLAALATTVEDVLAAPLETETVLAACDALARALGDPQHPVRARLGALLPAGEDPALLDELALHLGRTELTRKLRRELGGAAPGRLNRPDARETVYEAWAPVGLVAHIAPGNAASVAPLSIVEGLLAGNVNVLKTSGGDTLFTQHLMAELGALDPTGAVAGRIVVLRFSSARQEWLRLMCAPADAVAVWGGESAVEGVAAHVPPGCRLVEWGHRISFAYLAPGAGQAPAALEALADDVCRYEQQACSSPQVVYLDTDDEHEVFAFAERFAAVLAARPAAGPAAEAPDPAEEAELTTTELVARLEEHLGLTRVFAAEDGSWRVLADTRSALTASPLHRSVWVKPLPRERAIATLRPMRRYLQTAGIAGSRGDIAELARLVLAAGVTRVTPLGAMLSGYSGEPHDGVYALQRYSRRVAVQADARFATTACLDDLARPLALPVPAGPLLGKDDVRELNRHVARSDAELYFHSGGSTGAPALSLFSYDDYDTQMRAAARGLLAAGYDPEGDRTANLFYCGGMYGSFISFFSILERLGGVQLPLAAGPDHRATARALIEHRADTLFGMPSYLWQLLREEADALRAYGGLRKIFYGGEHFTDEQRRTLRETFGIETVRSITYGSTDLGPLGYQCVESAGGVHHLHADLHSLEIVDLEADRPVEPGETGRLVFTTHARRGQRLGRYVIGDLGRALPGRCPCGSHAPRFELLGRTGDVMRVATYFVNHRRLVAIAQESTRYSGELQSVLTRDEVRERLTVRVERSAAPGPEPLREAFLTGCPELASAVGEGLLDLVVEAVDGASLDRSATSGKLRSVVDLRR